The window TAGTTTCTGGCCTCAAAGGTGCGGGCAATTCCTTCAATGTAATCCTTTCCTCGTTGAACCAGCTCGCTTTCTTCCAGGCTCTCCAGGGTTTGTCTTTCCATATTGCGAATCTCCCGGAACTGCTGGGCGGCCAGGGCCAGAAAGGTGAAGGCGGCGTAATCCGGTTTAACCAGGGCCGGAACGGCAATGCTCCCCAGGGCCGCCGCAATAAAACCCAGGGAAAGATGGGTCACAAAGCCATGGGGATAGCCGGGAAACTGCCGGTAGTCCACCCGCAGCAGAGCCAGCCGGGTAATAATGCCCGCAGCAATTGCCACAACCATAACAGAGGGGTATGAGTCCATCCTTCTGCCTCCTTAATAAGGGGATAAAAACTGCCGCCTCCCTGGGAAGGCGGCAGTTTTTATCTTACCGTCCAAAAATGATTAGAATAAGCCGGTAAAGGAAACCATGGCTTCCGCCGGTATGATAAGGCTGACGGAAGCCAGGTTCTTGGTCCTTTAATCCTCGGTAACATCATTCCTGTGGTCAATAGCGGCCTGATTGGCCTCCTCAGTGGATTTTTTCCCGGCTCTGCCTTTCCCGGGCAATGGCTTCCGTACCAGCCGTTTTTTAATAGGACCCAGGTAATTGGTAAACTCCTTGCCAAAACCCGCCAGTCCCTCGCGAAGTCCCTTTAAGCTTCCGGAACTCATCAGCATAAACCCTCCTCCCAGCAGCAGTGACAGACCCACAATCCAACCCACGGCCTTCCATGCTCCGGAACCGGTCGCCCCTCCACCAGGGGTTACAGTGGGTCCCTGGCCGGTAGGGGCGGTGGGTCCTCCCTGTATCCCCAGCACTGCGGGAACCGCATCGGCAAAAAGGGCTACACCCCTTTCGGCCTCCTCTTTGGTATTGGTGTGGGTTCCTGCTTCAATCAAGATGGCGGTGGGCATCAGGTCCTGATTGTAGTTGCCCTTAGCCATAAAAATTTCCTTCACAATTTTGGGATGAACCTTATTGGCGTAGGCCATCATTTTTCTGGCGAAATCAAGGTTTGCCTGCATATTGGGATTTTGCCGCCCCACTACAATTCGTAGTTTGCTTACGTCTTCATTGGAAACATTGGCCCGGTAGTAATCCGGATCAGGAATGCCGTCCCGGTGTACATCAATGAGGGCCATGGGGTTTTGCTTCAGCAAATTCATAGCCGTACGGCGGGATCTCTGGTAAGCGGCATTGTCGTGGGGATCGTGGGGTGTCTTGTCATAAGCAACCTCGGTGCCGTTTTTCTCCCTCAGCCTCTGCACCAGGGTTTTGCCCACATCATAGATGCCTCCTTTAAAGGGAACACTTTCCGTACCGTCGGTGGGAACATAAGCTTCATCGGTGTGGGTATGGTAAACGCCCACCGTCCCCTGCTTGCGTGTGGCAGCCGCCATGGCCAAACGGTCGTCGGTCAAGAAGTCATTCCAGGCCAGGAAATCCTTATCCACACCCAGGGACTTGGCAAAGGCTTTATCTTTGTCCACCCTGGTTATGCGATAATGGTTTCCTTCGGAATTAATAATTTCATCCCCGGCAACCACCCCCCGGCATACCTGACTAATCACGTTTCCTTTCTCATCCGCAATTTTTACAGCGGTGCCAACCACATGGTCCACATCTTCCTGAGATACCACCGCAGCCTCGTTCCAGGCCGGCGCAACAGCGGATCCGGCAGTCAGATAATTGATCACTCCCAGACCCATCATCATCATGCCGATACCCAAAGTAAAAATAAATATTTTAGATCTCACTACGGTCTCCCTCCTCCCGTGCCTTATCTTTACGGTCTTCCCAGCCATCCGCTTTCTTTTCGTCCCGTTCCTTTTGCTTGAAACCCGGTTTCCTTAGTCCGGCCACAAGAGCATCCGGCTTCCCTTCGGAGCTTGGGCCGCCCTGCAACCTTTCTCTGGCCTCACCGATGATGTCTGCCAGCAGGATCGCCAGTATTCCTGAGATAACAATGGAATCAAAGGCCCCGGCACCGCCAATGCTCTTGGTGACATTGGTGGCATTGTTTTGTACATAATAAAAGTAATTGGCCACATCTGCCAGTATCACGCCCAGCGTAGCCCCGATAAAGGCGCTTCTCCGGGAACGCCCTACGGCATAGGCAATGACCGCCGCTACGATGGGATAAACATAAATGACATCAATAAAACCAAAGTGGCCGGCGGGTTCGGGCAATCCGGTCATCATCCGGGAACCGATAAACCAGATGGCAATTCCTGTTAAAGCAGAAGCAATGAGTGCTCTGCTAACTTCCTTGCCGGTACCTGCCTTGACCAAAAGGTAGACCACCAACACCACCGGCACCAAGGCGCCACCCACATTAATCTCCAGAGGCACCGGTGTGCCGGGAATGGGAATATTAATGAAGCTCCCCACAATCAAAGCCAGGATCACCGCCAGGGTTCCTTTATCGGACAACCGCATACGGTCCAAAGCCCTTTGGGCAAATCCGAAGAAAACCAGCAAAGAAACAACAATCAAGACAATAAGTCCTATAGGAAAACCGTCCATCCCCTTACCTCCTCTTAAAATTATTTCCTAAGATAGATTTCCCCCGGGTAGTTAAATTATGCAGTTAGGGATAGAACCGGCCGGAGAGATTTACCAAGCGGCGATCAATTAAACAAAAATCGTTTTTTCAGGGACCTGAAAAACCCGAGGATAGATTAATTTCCATCCTCGGGCTTTCCATATAAATTTCTCAAGAAGAAGTGATCTTCAATGGTTTTTATCAAAATTTTGAATTATTAAAAAATTGAACTCTTTGTGTCAAAATGAATCCTTGCAGTGCTAAAATTATTTTTTCAAAATCACTCAAAATACCTTCTATTCTCTAAATATCCGATATTAACAACCATTTGAGCAAAAAATTTGTCATTTCAATGATAATTTATTTGTCATTCAAACGACAAATAAACTTCAAAGCCAGTGCTATAACTATAATCGCTAGCAGTTTCGAATTCGAAACAAATTTTATTACCCCGGGTGTTTTACTTAAGTTGCAACGGAAAAGTGACAAGCTTGCCACAAGATCAGATTTTTTCTTGTCTCTGTGGTACTCTTCTGTAAAGACCGTACCCTCTGACAGAATAAAAGGAGGAGTAAAAAATGGCTGACACAAAACCCAGCGGTGGGTGGTCCGACCTATATAAAAAGGAAGATTGGTGGGCTGTGTGGCTGGGACTTGGGCTTGTAATTATTGCCATTCTACTATGGTCTGCAGGCAATTCCATTAAAACCATTGCCGTGAGTGTTCCGGAATGGTCGGAATTTAGTACTGTTTTAGCACACCTGGGTGAAAAATTCGGCTCTTACGTGCTGTTATTTCTGGTATTCCTGGCGATTTTTTCTTTAGCCGTTAAAATTTTAGGCCATCCATTAAATCAGTTTATTCCGGGCTTTACCTTTGTCTTTGTTATGAGCGTCATTATTTCTGTTTTTGGCGCCTGGGACATGGCGGTGAAATACAATTTGGAAGCACCTCTGGTGGCCCTGGGCGTAGGAATGATCATCAGCAATACCCTGCCCATTCCCAGATGGCTGGAGGCCGCCTTGCGAACAGAATTCTATGTAAAAGTGGGTATTGTATTGTTGGGCGCCACCCTCCCCTTTACCTTAATTGTTCAAGCCGGTCCCTTGGCCTTTGGACAAGCAACCCTGATTGCGGTAACCACCTTCCTGACCATCTATTGGGCCGGCACCCGCCTCTTTGGCCTGGACCGGCGATTTGCGGCTACTCTGGGCGCCGGCGGCTCCATTTGCGGCGTATCGGCTTCCATCGCCATTGGAGGTGCTGTTAAAGCGGAAAAGCAGCACGTGTCGGTTTCCATTTCCCTGGTGGTTGTTTGGGCTATTATTATGATTTATTCACTGCCGATTCTCATTAAAATCTTTGACATTCCCTCCGGGCCCGCCGGAGCCTGGATCGGAACTTCGGAGTTTGCCGATGCGGCGGGCATTGCTGCGGCGGCTGCCATCAACGAACAGGCTATTGCAACCTTTACTTTAATGAAGGTGGTTGGCCGGGATATGTTTGTGGGTATCTGGTGTTTTATCCTGGCCCTGATCTCCATTACTAAATGGGAAAAGCGCGAAGACGGAACCAAGCCGGATGCCAAAGAAATTTGGTATCGGTTCCCCAAGTTTGTGATTGGCTTCTTTATCGCCTCCGCTTTGGTAACGCTGGTTATTACCTCCGTGGATGCCGATAGCGCCAAGGCCATTACCGACAGCGTTATTAAACCCTTGAAGACCTTGCGAACCTGGGCCTTTATCTTCTGTTTCTTCGCCATCGGCCTCACCACCCGCTTCAGAGAGCTGACCGCCGTTGGCTGGAGACCCTTTGCCGCCTTTACCACCGGTGTACTGATTAACGTGCCTTTGGGTTACATCTTATCCGTACTGGTTTTTGGCAGCTATTGGATGTCTGTACAATAACGAAACACAGACCCCCCGGGGAGTTATCCCCGGGGGGTCTGTGTTTATAAAGTATAACGTTGTTTATAACGGTTTAAAGCATACCCCATTTACGGTTGTATTCAACCTTTAACACATATTCATCATCCCGAAAGCCCTTTTCCTTTAACAAAGCAATGGCCTCATTGAAATCCAGGGATTCGGTTTCCATAATAACCTGATCCTTTTTACCCGTAACGGCCCAGTCACTATGGGCTGTTGTCAATATCTCCATCATGGCCGCAATGCGGTCCAGCCGGGAAGCTAAAAACTCACCCAGATTGCGCAGGGCCTCCGGCGTCACTTCCTTTGCTCCGGCCACAGCCTTAAGGGGCGGCTTTTCCCCGGGTTTCCATTCCCTTTTTTCGTAAAAGTCAAAAAAGAAACGAACCAATTGGATGCAGGTGATGTTATCCTTATGCACGGCAAATCTCCCTTTGTTGAATGTTCTTTTTTAATTATACACCCTTTTAAGGGCTTTTTATTTGTTTTAGGACCTATTTCTAAATAAGCGAAGTAAAAGAAGCCGGCTGCCGTTTCCGGCTGCCGGCTTCTTTATTAAAGTTTTATTTTTCTTCCTGTTTAAACATGTCGCCAAAGACATCTCCCAGGGTGGGTCCGTTTTCTTCTTTGTTCTCTTCAACAACCGGTGCTGTTTCCTGCTTGTTCTGGCGGGGCTCCCGGGCCGGGCGGCCTTCACTGTTCACCTCGCGAATGGAAAGACGGATGCGTTTTTCCACAGGATCCACACTGAGGACCTTCACATTAACCTCTTCGCCTTCGCGGACCACCTCATCGGGCTTAGCCACATGACGGTCCGCCAGGTGAGAAATGTGAACCAGTCCCTCAACCCCCGGCTCCAATTGAACAAAGGCGCCAACTATGACCGCCCCTTTGTCACCGTTACGCATAAAAAAGCCCTCTTACAGTAATTATTTTAATTATTCTACCATAAGAGGGCTTCGAGAGTTTCAACCTGTTTTTAAATAAGATAGTCTCATCCGAAATGGTTTATTCTTCTACATTTATCAAATAACTGTAAAATTCTTCGTGAAGGGCGGTTCTGCCTTTTAATGATTCTTTTGTCTCTTGATCCACTAAATCAATAGTAAATTTGTTAGCAAGATCATCACCACCATCTATCATAACCAAGATAGAGTGAATAGTTCCTTTGATAAGCTCATCTAGCACAACCATAAAAGCATCCTTCTCTTCCCTAGAACTAATTCTTTCTTGTAAAATACGGTATTGTTCTTCTACGTCTGACCAGATAAGGTCAGAATTTTTTTCAAGACTATCTCTACCTGTATAAACCCAATAGTCTTTGATGGTTTTTAATTGTTCCAGCAATAGCTGTCTTTTAT is drawn from Desulforamulus ruminis DSM 2154 and contains these coding sequences:
- the spoIIP gene encoding stage II sporulation protein P translates to MRSKIFIFTLGIGMMMMGLGVINYLTAGSAVAPAWNEAAVVSQEDVDHVVGTAVKIADEKGNVISQVCRGVVAGDEIINSEGNHYRITRVDKDKAFAKSLGVDKDFLAWNDFLTDDRLAMAAATRKQGTVGVYHTHTDEAYVPTDGTESVPFKGGIYDVGKTLVQRLREKNGTEVAYDKTPHDPHDNAAYQRSRRTAMNLLKQNPMALIDVHRDGIPDPDYYRANVSNEDVSKLRIVVGRQNPNMQANLDFARKMMAYANKVHPKIVKEIFMAKGNYNQDLMPTAILIEAGTHTNTKEEAERGVALFADAVPAVLGIQGGPTAPTGQGPTVTPGGGATGSGAWKAVGWIVGLSLLLGGGFMLMSSGSLKGLREGLAGFGKEFTNYLGPIKKRLVRKPLPGKGRAGKKSTEEANQAAIDHRNDVTED
- a CDS encoding YeiH family protein; its protein translation is MADTKPSGGWSDLYKKEDWWAVWLGLGLVIIAILLWSAGNSIKTIAVSVPEWSEFSTVLAHLGEKFGSYVLLFLVFLAIFSLAVKILGHPLNQFIPGFTFVFVMSVIISVFGAWDMAVKYNLEAPLVALGVGMIISNTLPIPRWLEAALRTEFYVKVGIVLLGATLPFTLIVQAGPLAFGQATLIAVTTFLTIYWAGTRLFGLDRRFAATLGAGGSICGVSASIAIGGAVKAEKQHVSVSISLVVVWAIIMIYSLPILIKIFDIPSGPAGAWIGTSEFADAAGIAAAAAINEQAIATFTLMKVVGRDMFVGIWCFILALISITKWEKREDGTKPDAKEIWYRFPKFVIGFFIASALVTLVITSVDADSAKAITDSVIKPLKTLRTWAFIFCFFAIGLTTRFRELTAVGWRPFAAFTTGVLINVPLGYILSVLVFGSYWMSVQ
- a CDS encoding DUF1614 domain-containing protein, with the translated sequence MDGFPIGLIVLIVVSLLVFFGFAQRALDRMRLSDKGTLAVILALIVGSFINIPIPGTPVPLEINVGGALVPVVLVVYLLVKAGTGKEVSRALIASALTGIAIWFIGSRMMTGLPEPAGHFGFIDVIYVYPIVAAVIAYAVGRSRRSAFIGATLGVILADVANYFYYVQNNATNVTKSIGGAGAFDSIVISGILAILLADIIGEARERLQGGPSSEGKPDALVAGLRKPGFKQKERDEKKADGWEDRKDKAREEGDRSEI
- a CDS encoding S1 RNA-binding domain-containing protein; translated protein: MRNGDKGAVIVGAFVQLEPGVEGLVHISHLADRHVAKPDEVVREGEEVNVKVLSVDPVEKRIRLSIREVNSEGRPAREPRQNKQETAPVVEENKEENGPTLGDVFGDMFKQEEK